In Streptomyces sp. NBC_00878, a single window of DNA contains:
- a CDS encoding ABC transporter substrate-binding protein, whose product MKTRFAAVAGATLAATLVLAACGGGDGGSDSGSAPSGGKVRLTMWAWDPGMDKVVDLWNSTHPNVQVALSNPAGGDQLVSKMITAHQAKTAPDIAKVEYQSLPGLVANGVVRDITADTKKAVADFDEATLAQTRFQGKVYGIPQDFAPLMMFYRSDLFKKYGLKVPTTWQEYEEVAAQLHTKAPGASMTNFDAADPGWFTGLAQQAGADWWTTKGDSWHVDINGTASDKAAEYWQGLVDKGLVKKNPSFSPQWNKEMNNGTLLTWISGAWAPAQIGGIAPSTKGKWTAAPLPAWTAGDTTTGIWGGSAITVTTDSKHPTEAAEFASWLNTDAKAVTAQVKNINIYPASTSGRALPILDQPPAFFPNQPDYYAEVRKVAPGARSFSMWGPNVTVTFSAYRDSFGAALQSGSSFTGALDTMQNNTTAGMKKLGFTLH is encoded by the coding sequence ATGAAGACCAGATTCGCCGCAGTCGCAGGCGCCACGCTGGCCGCAACACTGGTTCTCGCCGCCTGCGGGGGCGGGGACGGGGGCTCCGACAGCGGATCAGCACCGAGTGGCGGCAAGGTCCGCCTGACCATGTGGGCCTGGGACCCGGGCATGGACAAGGTCGTCGACCTGTGGAACTCGACGCACCCGAACGTCCAGGTCGCCCTCAGTAACCCGGCAGGCGGTGACCAGCTCGTCAGCAAGATGATCACCGCGCACCAGGCGAAGACCGCCCCCGACATCGCGAAGGTCGAGTACCAGTCGCTGCCCGGCCTGGTGGCGAACGGCGTGGTCCGGGACATCACCGCCGACACGAAGAAGGCGGTCGCGGACTTCGACGAGGCGACGCTGGCCCAGACCCGCTTCCAGGGCAAGGTCTACGGCATCCCGCAGGACTTCGCCCCGCTGATGATGTTCTACCGGTCCGATCTGTTCAAGAAGTACGGCCTGAAGGTGCCCACCACGTGGCAGGAGTACGAGGAGGTGGCCGCTCAGCTGCACACCAAGGCACCGGGCGCCTCGATGACCAACTTCGACGCCGCCGACCCCGGCTGGTTCACCGGCCTCGCCCAGCAGGCGGGAGCGGACTGGTGGACCACGAAGGGCGACTCCTGGCACGTGGACATCAACGGCACGGCCAGTGACAAGGCCGCCGAATACTGGCAGGGCCTGGTCGACAAGGGGCTGGTCAAGAAGAACCCCTCCTTCTCCCCGCAGTGGAACAAGGAGATGAACAACGGCACCCTGCTCACCTGGATCTCCGGGGCCTGGGCCCCGGCGCAGATCGGCGGCATCGCCCCGTCGACCAAGGGGAAGTGGACCGCCGCGCCGCTCCCGGCCTGGACGGCGGGCGACACCACCACCGGCATCTGGGGCGGCTCGGCCATCACGGTCACCACCGACTCCAAGCACCCCACCGAGGCCGCGGAGTTCGCGAGCTGGCTGAACACCGACGCCAAGGCGGTGACGGCCCAGGTCAAGAACATCAACATCTACCCGGCCTCGACCTCCGGGCGCGCCCTGCCGATCCTCGACCAGCCGCCGGCCTTCTTCCCGAATCAGCCGGACTACTACGCCGAGGTGAGGAAGGTCGCACCGGGCGCACGCAGCTTCTCGATGTGGGGCCCGAATGTCACAGTGACCTTCTCCGCGTACCGGGACAGCTTCGGCGCGGCGCTGCAGTCCGGCAGCTCGTTCACCGGGGCGCTCGACACCATGCAGAACAACACGACGGCCGGCATGAAGAAGCTCGGGTTCACCCTCCACTGA
- a CDS encoding carbohydrate ABC transporter permease, with product MTIDSPARPVAPPVTATRTERPRRRGIAVLPTAVLLLGSVYCLVPTLWILIASTKSRSELFSTATYLPSFGSGLVDNIADLSSYDSGVFWHWMFNSFLYAGVGGLAATAVSAATGYAIAKYRFRGRTLLFKTILAGVLLPQVVLAVPQYLLLARVGITDSYPAVILPQLFNPYGIYLCRIYAAASVPDSLLDAGRMDGASEWRMFSAIGLRLMAPGLITVFLLQFIVIWNNFLLPFVMVTSDDKFPLTVGLYSLLRHGANQASLYSLVITGTLLSVVPVIALFLSLQRYWRIDLVTGGLK from the coding sequence ATGACGATCGACTCGCCCGCCCGTCCCGTGGCGCCCCCGGTGACCGCCACCCGGACCGAGCGGCCCCGCCGCCGAGGCATCGCCGTACTGCCCACCGCCGTACTGCTCCTCGGCTCGGTCTACTGCCTGGTGCCGACGCTGTGGATCCTGATCGCGTCCACCAAGTCACGCAGCGAACTGTTCTCCACCGCGACCTATCTGCCCTCGTTCGGCTCGGGCCTCGTGGACAACATCGCCGACCTCTCCTCGTACGACTCGGGCGTGTTCTGGCACTGGATGTTCAACAGCTTCCTCTATGCGGGGGTCGGCGGGCTCGCGGCCACCGCCGTCTCCGCCGCGACCGGCTACGCCATAGCCAAGTACCGCTTCCGCGGCCGCACCCTGCTGTTCAAGACCATCCTGGCGGGCGTCCTGCTGCCGCAGGTCGTGCTGGCCGTGCCGCAGTACCTGTTGCTGGCCCGGGTCGGCATCACCGACAGCTACCCGGCGGTGATCCTGCCCCAGCTGTTCAACCCCTACGGCATCTACCTGTGCCGCATCTACGCGGCCGCCTCCGTACCCGACTCACTGCTCGACGCCGGGCGGATGGACGGGGCGAGCGAGTGGCGGATGTTCTCCGCGATCGGGCTGCGGCTGATGGCACCCGGACTGATCACCGTCTTCCTGCTCCAGTTCATCGTCATCTGGAACAACTTCCTGCTGCCCTTCGTCATGGTGACGAGCGACGACAAGTTCCCGCTGACGGTCGGCCTGTACAGCCTGCTGCGCCATGGCGCCAACCAGGCATCCCTGTACTCGCTGGTGATCACCGGCACACTGCTGTCCGTCGTCCCCGTCATCGCGCTCTTCCTGTCCTTGCAGCGGTACTGGCGTATCGACCTGGTGACCGGTGGCCTGAAGTAG
- a CDS encoding carbohydrate ABC transporter permease: MATSTSRRGRRAGQSRLPYLLVLPATLLLLLFVVAPGAYALLLSFQQRKVSGGMLGTGSRTVFAGPDNYSAVIHDSELWHSVLRMLLVGAITVPATVLLALLFALLLDTARARFTRFTRLAIFLPYAVPGVIATLLWGFLYLPATSPIGGRDVDFFGTSMVYVSVANIAVWGAVGFNMVVMYTSLRGLPPEIYEAARIDGASELQISLRVKVPLIRPAIAMCTLFTVLAALQLFNEPNTLQPLSNAISLTWVPLMKIYTDAFVDSDIHLAAATSVVFAVGILAVSLLVGRLAQTRWGAAGAVGKEQR; the protein is encoded by the coding sequence ATGGCGACAAGCACTTCGCGGCGGGGCCGCAGGGCGGGCCAGAGCCGGCTGCCGTATCTGCTGGTCCTGCCCGCGACCCTGCTCCTCCTGCTGTTCGTGGTCGCCCCCGGTGCCTACGCACTGCTCCTCAGCTTCCAGCAGCGCAAGGTCAGCGGGGGCATGCTGGGCACCGGCAGCAGAACGGTCTTCGCGGGTCCGGACAACTACTCCGCCGTGATCCATGACTCCGAGCTGTGGCACAGCGTGCTGCGCATGCTGCTCGTCGGCGCGATCACCGTACCGGCGACCGTGCTCCTCGCCCTGCTGTTCGCACTCCTCCTGGACACCGCACGGGCCCGCTTCACCCGGTTCACCCGGCTGGCCATCTTCCTGCCGTACGCGGTGCCCGGTGTCATCGCCACACTCCTGTGGGGCTTCCTCTATCTGCCCGCGACCAGCCCCATCGGCGGGCGGGACGTCGACTTCTTCGGCACCTCGATGGTCTATGTCTCGGTTGCGAACATCGCGGTGTGGGGCGCGGTGGGCTTCAACATGGTGGTGATGTACACGTCCCTGCGCGGGCTGCCGCCGGAGATCTACGAGGCGGCAAGGATCGACGGGGCTTCGGAACTGCAGATCTCGCTGCGGGTGAAGGTCCCGCTGATCCGTCCCGCCATCGCCATGTGCACCCTGTTCACCGTGCTCGCCGCCCTGCAGCTGTTCAACGAGCCGAACACACTCCAGCCGCTGTCGAACGCCATCTCCCTGACCTGGGTTCCCCTGATGAAGATCTACACCGATGCCTTCGTCGACTCCGACATCCATCTCGCGGCGGCCACCTCGGTCGTCTTCGCGGTCGGCATCCTCGCCGTCTCCCTGCTCGTCGGGCGTCTCGCCCAGACCCGCTGGGGCGCCGCCGGAGCCGTAGGCAAGGAGCAGCGATGA